TGCCGTTGCCGTTGCCGTTGCCGTTGCCGTTGCCGTTGCCGTTGCCGTTGCCGTTGCCGTTGCCGTTGCCGTTGCCGTTGCCGTTGCCGTTGCCGTTGCCGTTGCCGTTGCCGTTGCCGTTGCCGTTGCCGTTGCCCGCTCCGCTCGCGGAATCGCCGGTCGGCGTCGCGAGGCTCACCCCGCGTCGGCGATCGCACAGCAGTCGCACGCGAACACGTGCCTACATGCCGCGGCATGACCCGACGGCTCGTGCTCGTGCTTCTCCTCGCCTCGACCTCGTCCGCCGCGGCCCAGGAGGCGGAAGACCCGGACACCGCGGCGCTCGCTGAAGAAGCGGCGCCGGACGATGTGGAACGGGTGAGGGGGGCGCTCGCGTCATTGGGGCTGGACGAGGTGCGGGTGCGCGAAGAGGCCGGCGTGCTGCACCTGGAGGGGCAGGTCGCGGCGCCGCGAGAGCGCGAGGCGGCGGAGACGATCGCGCGGGGCGCCGGGGACTGGCTCTTCGTCGCCAACGACGTCGAGGTGCGCGTGGCGGAGGACGAGGCCGCGCCGTCCGATCCGGATCGCGCGCTCGAGGGCCAGCTGCGGCAGGTGTTCGCGAACGTCGCGGAGCTGTCCGCCGTCCGGGTCGACTCGACCGGCGGCGTGGTGCATCTGCGCGGCAGCGTCCCGAGCGACGCGGCGATGGAGCGCGCGGTGGGCTTCGCGTCCGAGAGGGACGGCGTGCTGTACGTCGACTCGGAGCTGGAGGTGGACCAGGCGGTCGACACCCGGGTGGAGAGCACGTGGACGAGGCTCTCGAGGCGCGTCGAGCAGCTCGCGGCGAGGCTCCCGCTCTACGGCATCGCGCTCGCGATCGTCGCGCTCTTCTGGTTCCTGGGCTCTCTGATCCGCGGGCGGAGCAAGCGCCGCAAGAACCCGCTGCTCCGCAACATCGGCCGGCAGCTCCTCGGCGCGCTCGTGCTCCTCGCCGGGCTCGCGATCGCGCTCGACCTGCTCGAGGCGACCGCCATCCTCGGCGCGGTGCTGGGCACCGCGGGCGTCGTCGGCCTCGCGGTCGGCTTCGCCTTCAAGGACATCATCGAGAACTACCTCGCGAGCGTGCTGCTCGCGGTGCGGCGCCCCTTCGCGCCGGGCGAGCACGTGCAGATCGGCGGGCACGAGGGGAAGGTCGTGCGCCTGACCTCGCGCGACACGGTGCTCATGACGCTCGACGGGAACCACCTGCGGCTCCCCAACGCCGAGGTGTTCAAGAGCGTGACCACGAACTTCACCCTCAACCCGCGGCGACGGTTCCTCTTCACGG
The Sandaracinaceae bacterium genome window above contains:
- a CDS encoding mechanosensitive ion channel, producing MTRRLVLVLLLASTSSAAAQEAEDPDTAALAEEAAPDDVERVRGALASLGLDEVRVREEAGVLHLEGQVAAPREREAAETIARGAGDWLFVANDVEVRVAEDEAAPSDPDRALEGQLRQVFANVAELSAVRVDSTGGVVHLRGSVPSDAAMERAVGFASERDGVLYVDSELEVDQAVDTRVESTWTRLSRRVEQLAARLPLYGIALAIVALFWFLGSLIRGRSKRRKNPLLRNIGRQLLGALVLLAGLAIALDLLEATAILGAVLGTAGVVGLAVGFAFKDIIENYLASVLLAVRRPFAPGEHVQIGGHEGKVVRLTSRDTVLMTLDGNHLRLPNAEVFKSVTTNFTLNPRRRFLFTVGVGVAEDLTAMQQVVTRTLHEMEGVLGDPEPFTRVLELADFTVTVEVYGWVDQRDYDFGKVRSEAIRRVKVALDEAGVDMPYPTQVVVQAEAAPEKPAPVSDVPAHDLQADHDLDKQVEEDRERSEETDLLAASE